Part of the Jeotgalibacillus haloalkalitolerans genome is shown below.
GAAGATTCCGATTGTGGGTGTGTCGAGTCTGCTTGGTCTTGCATGGCCAGGAAAGTATTTTGATGGGGTCGTTGTACCACTGATGAATGCGCGGAGAGGCAATGTGTACACGGGGCTTTATGAGTATCGTGATGGCTGGCAGACGCTTGCTGAGGATCGCAATCTGGCGATGAGTGACTGGCTCGCACATTTAGCTACGCGCGAAGAGAATGTGTTGTTCGCCGGTGCTGATGTGGATGTGTTCTGGGAAGAGATCCAGTCGGTGCTTGGTGAGCGTGCTTACCGGGTGTCTGAAGACGAGGCGTATCCGCGTGCCGCTGTGATGGCGAAGCATGCTGAAGGATTGCCGGATGAGGACGCGCACGGGTTTGTGCCGAATTATATCCGCCTTGCAGAAGCGGAGGCAAACTGGCTGAAAGAGCAGGAAAGAAAGAATGGATGAGATCCGCTTTCGCTGGATGACCTATGGGGATATAGATGATGTGCTTGCGGTTGAGATGGCTTCATTCAGTGCGCCGTGGAGCCGTGAAGCATTTGAGAATGAGATGACGATTAATCAGTTTGCGAAGTATCTGCTGCTTGAGGTGGATGGTACGGTTGCTGGCTATTGTGGGCTGTGGCTTGTGATGGATGAGGCGCATATTACGAATGTGGCCGTTGTACCTGAGCTGAGAGGCAGAAAGCTTGGCGAGAAGCTGATGGTAAAAGTGATGGATATGCTGCGCGATGAAGGGGTAAAGATGATGACACTTGAGGTCAGAGTCAGTAATCATATCGCACAGTCCCTTTATGAAAAGCTTGGTTTTTCAAGAGGCGGTATCAGGAAAAATTATTATTCAGATAATGGAGAGGATGCATTAGTCATGTGGGTGAAGTTAAATGAGCAGTGAGACACTGATTTTGGGCATTGAGACGAGCTGTGATGAGACTGCTGCATCTGTTGTGAGAAATGGAACGGACATTGTATCGAATGTAGTGGCTTCACAGATTGAAAGTCATAAGCGTTTTGGCGGTGTGGTACCTGAGATTGCTTCACGTCACCACGTTGAGCAGATGACGATTGTGGTGGAGGAAGCATTGGAGCAGGCTGAGGTCACGATGGATGAGATTGATGCAATTGCTGTGACTGAGGGACCTGGACTGGTTGGTGCACTGATTATTGGTGTGAATGCAGCAAAAGCAATTGCGTTTGCGCATCAGAAGCCTTTGATTGGTGTGCATCACATTGCGGGACATATTTATGCGAACCGTTTAATAGAAGAAATGAAGTTTCCGCTCCTATCGCTTGTGGTGTCAGGCGGACATACGGAGCTTGTATTAATGAAGGAACACGGTTCTTTTGAAGTGATTGGTGAGACGCGTGATGATGCTGCGGGTGAGGCTTATGATAAAGTGGCGAGAACGCTTGGACTGCCTTATCCGGGTGGCCCGCATATTGATAAGCTCGCGCATGAGGGAACGCCTTCAGTGAAGCTTCCGAGAGCGTGGCTTGAGGAAGGCTCATATGATTTCAGCTTTAGCGGATTGAAGTCTGCAGTGATTAATACGCTCCATAATGCAGAGCAGCGCGGTGAGGAGATTGACGTGAAAGACCTAGCTGCAAGCTTTCAGGAGAGCGTAGTAGAGGTACTGACAGAGAAAACGAAGCGCGCAGTTGAAGAGTATGGCGTGAAGCAGCTGTTACTCGCAGGTGGCGTTGCGGCGAATAAGGGCTTGCGTACACGGCTTACTGAGATGTTTGATGAGAGAGAGGATCTTGAGCTGATCATTCCACCGCTGTCACTTTGTACGGATAACGCGGCGATGATTGCGGCTGCCGGTACTGTGTTGTATGAGCAGGGGAAAAGGTCTGCTTTGGATTTGAATGCGAATCCGGGGTTGATGTTATAAAGAAGGGACGTCTGCAGAGGCAGGCGTCCTTTTTTTCGATTCATGAATTGACATTCCAAATGAAATAATACATTCCAATGTTAATCGTACACAGGGCAATACCTATGAGTGAAGGCAATAAGAGTTTTGTAAAAGCACTGTGACTTTTCCTTCTGCCCGCAATATGGAGTGCACCGAAAAGGATCCCTGTAATCGCGATGATTGGAAATGCATTTCCCACTAAAATAAAGACCTCCCAGAAAAAATGTATTCCAGGCGCAAGGTAGATAAATAAGCTTAAGATACTTAGTAAAAGTCCTATAAAAAATGAGATATATGACATGATTTAACCCCCTGGGAGCAATATATAGTGAGTGAACTATTCATGCTTTGTCATCCGCTTTTCAAATATTGTCCAGGCTGAAAAAATCACTAAAACAGATATAAAAATCACGACAAGATAGTTAAACAGCATATTGAAATCCATTTCATTAATCATCATCGAAGCACCGGGATATTCAGCGCTATACTGAAAAAACAGCGGGTCATCAGGGTATATAAGGAGAGAAATGAGCACACCAATCACCATGCCGAATATGAGTGATAACCAAAACTTTTTAATGGTCATTCTCCTTTCTGAGAACTATTTTATGGGGAAATTTATAAGGTAAGTGTATCATCAATAGGAATTTAATTCCTTTAAATTTTCGCTTTGTTAAAGTTGGCTGTTGATTTCCGCTTCAGGGGGACGCTTTCCGCGGCCGGGCGGTGAGCCCGCAGGCTTCGCCATGCCAGGTCTCACACGTCCCTTCCTGCCGCAGGAGTCGCCCCCTTCCGCTACAATCACCAGCTGTGCAGAAACATCAATGATCTTTAACATAGCTTAAATTTTAAAAGGTGATTGAAAAGCTCGAAATTTTTTCGGTTATCTTCAACCTCCCTTTGATTAAATAAACCCCGGGGCGTACAATACAAGTAATGATGGATGAAACGGAGATGTAAGCCATGGAAAGAGACATTCAAGTCTACATAGATAGTGAAGAAAAGCGTACGCAGCTTTATAAAAGAACGCTGTGGGTGGTTGTACTTTCGCAGATCTTCGGTGGAGCGGGGCTTGCTGCCGGAATTACAGTTGGTGCGCTTCTTGCTCAGGATATGCTTGGAACTGACAGCTATGCAGGTCTGCCGGTTGCGCTTTTCACACTTGGTTCTGCAGGAGCGGCGCTATTGGTCGGAAGGCTGTCTCAAAAAGCAGGAAGGCGTATTGGACTTGGAACAGGCTTTATCACTGGTGGAATCGGAGCACTTGGTGTTGTCGGAGCTGCCGTATGGGAGAGTGTGCCGCTATTATTGATTTCCTTATTAATTTACGGTGCAGGAACAGCAACCAACCTGCAGGCACGTTATGCAGGAACGGATCTTGCGAATGATCAGCAGCGTGCGACAGCTGTCAGTATTGCGATGGTATCAACGACGCTTGGTGCGGTAGCCGGACCGAATCTGGTTGGTGTCATGGGCAGGTTCGCTGAATCGATCGGAGTACCGGCGCTTGGCGGCCCGTTTATTTTAGCTGCGGCAGCTTATATTGCAGCAGGAATCGTATTACTAATCATGTTAAAGCCTGATCCACTATTAATTGCGAGGGCATTCTCCGACTCAGTAAAAGAGGAGTCAGCGCCAGTTGATCAGTTTGACGTTTCCGGTCTGAAAAGAAGGGGCGTCATTACAGGAGCAGTCGTCATGGTGCTGACACAGATTGTGATGGTAGCAGTGATGACGATGACGCCTGTACACATGGGGAACCATGGGCATGAACTCAGTGCAGTCGGATTAGTCATCGGACTCCATATTGCCGCGATGTATCTGCCTTCGTTAATTACAGGTGTGCTGGTTGATAAGCTTGGACGGACATTTATGGCAGCAGCTTCAGGCATAACACTGCTGGCGGCTGGTGTAGTCGGTGCAGTTGCGCCGGGAGAGTCGCTGACAGGAATGATTATTGCGCTGATGTTACTTGGGCTCGGCTGGAACTTCGGCCTGATCAGCGGAACCGCAACAATCGTAGATGCCACACACCCTTCAGTACGGGCAAAAACGCAAGGGACAGTGGATGTCTTTATCGCATTATCCGGAGCGGCAGGCGGTGCACTCTCAGGAATGGTCGTCGGCGCATCCAGTTTTTCAATTCTATCACTCGGAGGCGGATTATTATCATTAATTTTAATCCCGATGATCTTCTGGGCAAGAGGAACAAAATCCATGAGAAGCCAAACTCAGCTGTGAAAAAGCTGAGTTTTTCTGTGGATAAGCTGTGGGTAAGTATGAAAAAGGTTGTATATAACTCGGCGTGTCGTTTTATGTGGATAATGTTAATAATTGTGTACAACCCTGTGGGTAATGTGTATAACTCTGTTGAAAAGCATGAAAACGCTGTGCGTAGTGTGCATAACTCTGTGCATTGTCATCATTCTGTTACACTGCGTTCACATTATATACATATTTGATTTGCAATTTTCACACAAATATAAGCGAAAAGTTATTCACAATTGCCTGATATTTCGGAAATGGAAGGATGGGGGAGAATGAGCGGGATTTGAAGAGAAATTGGGTGGGGTGGGGGTTTTAGTTTGTGAAATGTTTGGCAAAATTTTGCTGGCGCGTGCGTAGGTCAAATCACACTTTTCTGCGAACTGCAGCGGTTTTTCTCTGAACAAGGTCGTTTATTCTTTGAACATGGGATGTTTTTCTACGAACCAGAGGTGTTTTTCTACGAACCAGAGGTGTTTTTCTCCGAACATGCCTTGGGTTTCTATGAACCACCCCAACCGGCAAAGTATAGAAGTCTAATGAAGGCGCGGACTGGGTAAAATGACACAATCTCCGGAACCACATGCGAAATGTCCTGAACGACACGAGTAATCTCCTGAACATCCGTGGTAATCTCATGAACCACACGCCAAATCTCCGGAACACCCGCCATAATCTCCTGAACCAACCAACAGCCAACAAAAAACAGGAACCCCAAAAGGATCCCTGCCAAACAATCACTCACTCACTCACTCAATTCCTCTTCCAGCTCAGCCCACTCCTCAAGCAGCTGATCCATCTCAGCTTTTGCCTGATCAATGGCCTGATTTGACTCCATCACACGCTCATGATCCTGGAAAATCTCAGGGTCACACAGCAGATTCTCATGCTCTTCAATCGTCCCTTCAAGCTCCGTGATCAAAAGCTCAATTTCTTCAAGGCGTCTGCGCTTTTTCCGCTCAGCCTTCTGCTTTTCCTTATCCAGCGCAAAGGCTGATTTATCCGTCGGCTTTTCTGCAGCCGGCGCTTTCTCCAGGCGCTCACGTTCTTCAATCGCCGCCAGCTCAGCAATCTCACTCAGCTTTTCCATATAGTAGTCATAGTCACCAAGATATTCCGTGCTGCCGTCAGCAGAAAGCTCCAGCACCTTAGTCGCAAGTCTATTGATAAAATAACGGTCGTGCGATACAAACAGGATCGTGCCCGGGTAGTCGATCAGCGCATTCTCCAAAATCTCTTTGCTGTCGAGATCCAGGTGGTTGGTCGGCTCATCTAAAATCAGCAGATTCGATTTCTGCATCATCAGCTTGGCAAGCGCAAGACGAGCTTTCTCGCCACCGCTAAGCGTCGAAACCGGCTTCAGAACGTCATCCCCCGAAAAGAGGAAGTTGCCAAGCACCGTACGGATATCCTTTTCATTTTTCATCGGATAATCATCCCAGAGCTCATTTAACACTGTTTTATTAGAATGCAGTTCTGCCTGCTGCTGGTCGTAGTAGCCGATGCTGACATTTGATCCGTATTGAATCTGTCCCGCAAGCGCCGGCAGCTTTTTCACAATCGTTTTTAAAAGGGTGGACTTCCCAACACCGTTAGGACCGATCAGTGCGATACTGTCCTCACGCGTGATGGCTGCATTGATGTTTTGCGAAACAGGGGCATCATAGCCGACTGAGAGATCCTGCAGCTTCAGGACGTCGTTCCCGCTTTGCCGGTCAATGGAGAAGCCGAAGCTTGCTGATTTCTCATCACCTTTTGGACGATCCATTCTGTCCATTTTCTGCAGCTTTTTACGGCGGCTTTGTGCCATTTTCGTCGTCGAAGCCCGCGCAAGGTTTCGCGCGACAAAGTCTTCCATCTTCGCAATCTCTTCCTGCTGCTTTTCAAATTCCTTCATCTCGCGCTCATAATCAAGCGCCTTCTGATCCAGATAGCGGCTGTAGTTGCCGTGGAACTTCTTCGAGCGCTTACGTGAGATCTCCACAACCTGATTGACGATTTTATCTAAAAAATAGCGGTCATGCGAGACAATTAAAATTGCCCCTGGGTAACCCTGCAGATAAGACTCAAGCCAGCTGAGCGTATCAATGTCCAGGTGGTTGGTCGGCTCATCGAGGATCATGACGTCAGGCTTGGTTAATAGCAATTTACCCAGAGCAAGACGGGTTTTCTGACCGCCGCTCAGTGTAGAAATCGGCGTGTCATAATCAAACGACTGAAAGCGCAGGCCGTGGAGCACGGTTCTGATATCCGCTTCATATTGATAACCACCGGCATCTTTGAACTGCACTTGCAGCTCATCATATTCAGTCATTACGCGGTTATAGCGTTCTGCATTTTCATAAACGTCCGGATCTGCCATCTGCTGCTCGGCTTCACGCAAACGTTTTTCCATATCCTTTAAGTAATCAAATACAGTCATCATTTCTTCCCAGATTGACAGCTCGGATTCAAGTCCGCTGTGCTGCTCCAGGTAGCCGATCCACACACCTTTTGGCTTATTAATATCACCGTCATCATGTGAAAGCTGACCCGCGATAATCTTTAAAAGGGTGGACTTCCCGGCACCATTCCGGCCGACAAGCGCAATCCGGTCCTTCGTCTGGACTTCAAGCTTTATATTCGCAATAATCTCCTCAGCGCCAAATGACTTGGAGAGGTTATTGACCTGTAATAAAATCATTCGCTGTTCACCTCATTTTTCTACCTTTAAGTGTATCGCACCAGCGCGATGATAAGCAACGAACTGTCATTGTGAAAAAACTTGCATACTTTGCAAGCGGATACCTTAATGGTGTATGATACAATAGGGACTTGGATTGTATTTAAAAGGAATTTGTTGTGAAAGATTGTTCTTATATAAGTGGTTGTTGAGCTGCGCTTCAGGCGGATGCTTTCCGCGGGACGACGCTGAGCCTCCTCGGCTTCGCCTGCGGGGTCTCAGCTGTCCGTCACATCCCGCTGGAGTCGCCGCCTTACGCTACGCTCAACGCTTTAAAAATAGAGACAACTTCACCACAAAGACCTACATTATAGTTTGATAAATGAGAGAGTAAACCTATACGAAATTAGATTTACTCTCTCAGCTGACCCTTGGAGCAGAGGGCGGAGACTCCCGCCCAGGAAGGGTCAGGTGAGACTCAGCATGCGAAGCATGAGGAGGCTCACCGCCCGGGGGCAGGAAAGCGCAGCCCTCTGCGGAAAGGGTCAGCGGTTTCGAAGTGTGATCAGGGTGCAGTCCTGCACGGAGATCATCCGCATTAGAACCATCAACAACATATAGATTTGGAAGCGTTCACAGCTTCACTTTACATGCGGTGTCTATGGCACTGTTGGATTTAGGGGGAGTACAGGAATGAGTCAGGAACAAATGAAGATTCCTCAGGCAACGGCGAAGCGGCTGCCGCTTTACTACCGTTTTCTGAAGAACCTGCATTCATCAGGAAAGCAGCGTGTTTCTTCGAAAGAGCTGAGCGATGCTGTAAAGGTGGATTCAGCAACAATCAGACGTGATTTTTCTTATTTTGGTGCACTAGGCAAAAAGGGTTATGGGTATAATGTTGAGTATCTGCTGTCCTTTTTCCGAAAAACACTTGATCAGGATGAGACCACAAAGGTTATACTGATTGGTGTCGGAAATCTGGGTACTGCGTTTTTACATTATAATTTCCTGAAGAACAACAACACGAAGATTGAAATGGCGTTTGACGCCGATCCTAAAAAGGCTGGGACTTCGATTGGTGAAGTGCCTGTGTATGCGATGGATGATCTGGAGGAAAAGGTGAGGGAGAGCAACATTGAAGTCGCGATCCTGACTGTGCCGGCCGGTCCTGCACAGGGAATCACTGACCGCCTGATTGATCTGAAGGTAAAAGGCATTCTGAATTTCACACCTGCAAGGCTGTCTGTGCCTGAGCATATGAGGATCCATCATATTGATCTTGCCGTTGAGCTTCAGTCACTCATTTATTTCCTGAAGAATTATGGAACAGAAGACGTAGAAACGTCACAATTAGAAGAAATATAGAATAGCCAAAATGCTTAATTTATTTTATGATAAGAGAAGAAAGAGGAGGTGCATGCATCATGTTACCAGGTGGAATCAGCCTTGCCGTGATCGCAGTCGTTGCATTATTAATTTTTGGTCCTAAAAAACTGCCGGAGCTAGGGAAAGCAGCAGGCAGCACCCTTCGTGAATTCAAGGATGCAACAAAAGGACTTGCAGATGACGATGATGATGTAAAAGACACAAAGAAAGACGAAAAACAGCAATAATTACGGGATGGTGGCCATATGAACCAGCAAGATATGACCGTCCATGAACATATAGGTGAAATAAGAAAACGACTCATCATTGTAGTCGTTTTCTTTGTCATTTCGATGGTAGGAGGCTTCTTCTTAGCAGAGCCGCTGATGAAATTCCTCCAGTCTTCAGACGAAGCCGCGCAAATGACATTGAATGCATTCCGGGTAACGGATCCTGTAAAGATCTATTTCCAGATTATCATGTTCACTGCGTTGATCATGACGGCACCAGTTATACTGTATCAGCTTTGGGCGTTTATCAGTCCGGGTCTGCATGACAGAGAGCGGAAGGTAACACTCAGTTATATCCCTGCTTCAGTCATTCTGTTTTTAGCAGGCCTTGCGTTTGCATATTTTATTCTATTCCCATTCGTTGTCCGTTTCATGATGAACCTGTCGAACAACCTGGAGATTGAACAGGTCATCGGGATCAACGAATTCTTCCAGTTCTTATTCCAAATGACAATCCCGTTCGGCTTCTTATTCCAGCTGCCGGTGATCATGTTATTTATCACAAGACTGGGGATCGTCACACCAATGTTTCTGGCAAGCATCCGTAAGTACGCATACTTCGGACTGCTCGTCGTCGCAGCCTTTGTGACACCGCCGGACATCTTCTCACACATGATCGTAACCGTACCGCTGATTCTCTTATACGAAATCAGCCTGTGGATTGCGAAAATCGGTTATAAGAAAGCACAAAAAGCAGAAGCCGAGCAGCGTGAGCTAGAAGAACAGGAACGCAGAGAGCGGATCGACCGCGAACTTGCGAAAAAAGCAGCAATGAAGGAGAACAGCGGGGAGTGATTCCTGCTGTTTTCTTTTTTTGGGGGTTGGTTTGGGTGTGGTTCAGGAGATTATGGTGGGCGTTCAGGAGATTTCAGGTGAGGTTCATGACATTTTCATGGGCGTTCAGGAAATTACATAGGACGTTCCGAAGATTTGGCTGATGGTTCAGGAAATCGTGTCATTGTACTGCTCTCCGGTGTGGTGAATGAAGTTTATGATGACCATGGTGGTCGCCTGCACGTGTGGTTCTTAGAAAAATGAGTATTGTTCGTAGAAAAACCATCAAGGTTCTTAGAATCATCAGCCATGTTCGGAGAAAAAACGGACACCTTCTCAGAAAAAACAGGGTGGTTCGTAGAAAAGTGTAATTGTACCTACGTCCGAACCGCGCTTTTTGCCCTTAGCCACGCCCCGGTCCCGCCACAATCCCCCAACCCAAAACAAAAAAGCAGCGGCCCAAAGCCGCTACTTCTTATCCTTCATATGCTTCTTAATCTTAAAGTGGAGTCCAATCAGCCTCAAGCCTGCCCCGATATCATACGTTGCAAACGCAACAAACAGGTAGGCGAAGAAGCCCCAGCCGTTTTCGTTTACGCTATTTACAGCGAAGTAGACGAAAAATACCCCAAGTATTAGATAGAAGACACCGTGTCCTAATGGAGATTTCATTTACAAAATTCCTCCTATTGCAAAGCGCCACAGTACGAAGACTGCTTCATTCAGTTCAATCATACGCTGAATCTCGTCAGCAAAGAAGAACTGGGTCATCACGACAAATGTGTTGATCGCCATATGTGCGATGATTGGAACGATGATTCGTTTAGTATATGCATAAAGAAATGCGAATGCATAGCCCATTGCCGCATATATCAGAATATGTGTGAAGTCAAAGTGAATCACCGCGAAGATCAGCGCACTGATCAGTCCTGAGATAAAGAAATTATACTTACGGTAGAACCAGCCGAAGATCACGCCACGGAAGACAATTTCCTCTAAAATTGGTCCAATGACCGCGACCGCTACTGCAGCGAGCGGGACATATGACAGCAGGCTGATGATGTCAGCTGTATTTTGTGATCCCGGGTCAATCCCGATCAGCGTCTCAATGCCGACTGCAATCGCCTGACTGAAGAATGCCAGGAAGATCCCGATAAATGACCACAGCGCCGCCATCCCCGGACTTGCCTTTTTACCCGGCAGATCCATGACGCCTTTATTTTTATTCATGATCAGTAAAATAATGATCAGCGCAATTGTAAAGCTGATAAAGATCCAGTAGCCCGATATTGAATACAGCAGCACGGCAGGCTCACTGTCGCTGACCATTCCGCTGATAAATAATGCGAGTGGTACAGCGATAAATGTGGAAAGCTGCATAGCCACGTATGTGATTAATATAATGAGAAAGGTGCGGTTCACAATCATACTCCTTTGAAATAGATTCGTTCTGTTTATTCTACTATTGAACTACACCACCTTCAATTGATAGCTACGATGTCAGACGTATTAAGTAGACATTTTGTGAATAGGGTGTGGAGGATGTGCTTTTGAAAACCGCTGTCCTTCTCCGTGCAGGACTTCGCTTTCCTGCCCCCGGGCGGTGAGCCTCTTCACGCTTCGCATGCTGAGTCTCACCTGTCCCTTTTCCGGGGCGGGAGTCTTCGTCCTGCACTCCGAAGGACAGCTGAAGAGTATTCATCACACGATACATTCATAAAACTGGACAAGTCTACATATTAAAAGGGGGTGTGACTTTTCAACTTAGTGAGTATTACATAATATCTTCATCCAACTCAGCTGGCTCTTGTAGTGGAGGACGTAGACTCCTGCGGCATAGAAGCGACAGCTGAGACCCCGGAGAGCGAAGCTTGAGGAGGCTCAGCGCGCGGCCGCGGAAAGCGAAGTCCTCCACGGAAAGAGACAGCGGTTACTATAAACAAATTTTTTAAAAAATTTAAGCCCATCACACTTGCAAAAACAACTGGAATTATTTAAACTAATACTTGTGTTAGCACTCAGATATACAGAGTGCTAATAAAGAATGAACATAATTCAAGGAGGTTGTTTCACTTGTTAAAACCATTAGGTGATCGCGTAGTAATTGAGCTGGTTGAGTCTGAGGAGAAAACATCAAGCGGGATTGTACTTCCGGATAGTGCGAAAGAAAAGCCGCAGGAAGGTAAGATCGTTGCCGTAGGTACAGGACGTGTGCTAGAAAACGGTGAGCGTGTTGAGCTTGAAGTATCTGTTGATGACCGTATCATCTTCTCTAAATACGCTGGAACAGAAGTGAAATACCAGGGCACAGAATACCTTATCCTTCGCGAAAGTGATATTCTGGCTGTCGTAAACTAATTCAATCATTAAAAACACATAAGTTTTAAAATCATATTACATTCTGGGAGGAACCTTACAAATGGCTAAAGAAATTAAATTTAGTGAAGAAGCACGCCGCTCAATGCTTCGCGGTGTTGATCAGCTTGCTGATGCAGTAAAGGTAACACTTGGACCAAAAGGACGTAACGTTGTTCTTGAAAAGAAATTCGGCTCACCGCTGATTACAAATGACGGTGTAACGATTGCTAAAGAAATCGAGCTTGAAGATGCATTTGAAAACATGGGTGCAAAGCTTGTAGCTGAAGTAGCAAGCAAGACAAACGAAATCGCTGGTGACGGTACAACAACTGCAACGGTTCTTGCACAGGCAATGATCCGTGAAGGTCTGAAAAACGTAACAGCTGGTGCTAACCCTGTTGGCGTACGTAAAGGGATCGAAAAAGCGGTTCAGTCTGCACTTGAAGAACTGAAAGCAATCTCTAAGCCAATCGAAGGCAAAGATTCAATCGCACAGGTTGCAGCAATCTCAGCAGCTGACGAAGAAGTTGGCCAGCTGATCGCTGAAGCTATGGAGCGCGTTGGAAACGACGGCGTTATCACAATTGAAGAATCAAAAGGCTTCACAACAGAGCTTGACGTTGTAGAAGGTATGCAGTTCGACCGCGGATACGCATCTCCATACATGGTGACTGACTCTGACAAAATGGAAGCAGTACTTGAAAATCCATATATCCTGATCACTGACAAGAAGATCGGCAGCATTCAGGAAGTACTTCCTGTGCTTGAGCAGGTTGTACAGCAGAACAAGCCGCTTCTAATCGTTGCTGAAGACGTTGAAGGTGAAGCACTTGCAACACTTGTTGTGAATAAGCTTCGCGGAACGTTCAACGCAGTAGCTGTGAAAGCACCAGGATTCGGCGACCGTCGTAAAGCAATGCTTGAAGACCTGTCAATCCTTACTGGCGGTGAAGTGATCACTGAAGACCTTGGGCTTGATCTGAAGTCTGCAAACATTTCACAGCTTGGACGCGCAGCGAAAGTTGTTGTTACAAAAGAAAACACAACAGTTGTTGAAGGCGCAGGAAACGCTGAGCAAATCGGCGGACGCGTTGCACAAATCCGTTCTCAAATCGAAGAATCAACTTCTGAATTTGATAAAGAAAAACTTCAGGAACGCCTTGCGAAG
Proteins encoded:
- a CDS encoding redox-sensing transcriptional repressor Rex; protein product: MSQEQMKIPQATAKRLPLYYRFLKNLHSSGKQRVSSKELSDAVKVDSATIRRDFSYFGALGKKGYGYNVEYLLSFFRKTLDQDETTKVILIGVGNLGTAFLHYNFLKNNNTKIEMAFDADPKKAGTSIGEVPVYAMDDLEEKVRESNIEVAILTVPAGPAQGITDRLIDLKVKGILNFTPARLSVPEHMRIHHIDLAVELQSLIYFLKNYGTEDVETSQLEEI
- a CDS encoding MFS transporter, whose protein sequence is MERDIQVYIDSEEKRTQLYKRTLWVVVLSQIFGGAGLAAGITVGALLAQDMLGTDSYAGLPVALFTLGSAGAALLVGRLSQKAGRRIGLGTGFITGGIGALGVVGAAVWESVPLLLISLLIYGAGTATNLQARYAGTDLANDQQRATAVSIAMVSTTLGAVAGPNLVGVMGRFAESIGVPALGGPFILAAAAYIAAGIVLLIMLKPDPLLIARAFSDSVKEESAPVDQFDVSGLKRRGVITGAVVMVLTQIVMVAVMTMTPVHMGNHGHELSAVGLVIGLHIAAMYLPSLITGVLVDKLGRTFMAAASGITLLAAGVVGAVAPGESLTGMIIALMLLGLGWNFGLISGTATIVDATHPSVRAKTQGTVDVFIALSGAAGGALSGMVVGASSFSILSLGGGLLSLILIPMIFWARGTKSMRSQTQL
- a CDS encoding YdiK family protein; the encoded protein is MKSPLGHGVFYLILGVFFVYFAVNSVNENGWGFFAYLFVAFATYDIGAGLRLIGLHFKIKKHMKDKK
- a CDS encoding ABC-F family ATP-binding cassette domain-containing protein; translation: MILLQVNNLSKSFGAEEIIANIKLEVQTKDRIALVGRNGAGKSTLLKIIAGQLSHDDGDINKPKGVWIGYLEQHSGLESELSIWEEMMTVFDYLKDMEKRLREAEQQMADPDVYENAERYNRVMTEYDELQVQFKDAGGYQYEADIRTVLHGLRFQSFDYDTPISTLSGGQKTRLALGKLLLTKPDVMILDEPTNHLDIDTLSWLESYLQGYPGAILIVSHDRYFLDKIVNQVVEISRKRSKKFHGNYSRYLDQKALDYEREMKEFEKQQEEIAKMEDFVARNLARASTTKMAQSRRKKLQKMDRMDRPKGDEKSASFGFSIDRQSGNDVLKLQDLSVGYDAPVSQNINAAITREDSIALIGPNGVGKSTLLKTIVKKLPALAGQIQYGSNVSIGYYDQQQAELHSNKTVLNELWDDYPMKNEKDIRTVLGNFLFSGDDVLKPVSTLSGGEKARLALAKLMMQKSNLLILDEPTNHLDLDSKEILENALIDYPGTILFVSHDRYFINRLATKVLELSADGSTEYLGDYDYYMEKLSEIAELAAIEERERLEKAPAAEKPTDKSAFALDKEKQKAERKKRRRLEEIELLITELEGTIEEHENLLCDPEIFQDHERVMESNQAIDQAKAEMDQLLEEWAELEEELSE
- the tsaB gene encoding tRNA (adenosine(37)-N6)-threonylcarbamoyltransferase complex dimerization subunit type 1 TsaB, whose product is MIVLAIDTSNQPLSLAVMKDGAVMGEKLINIKRNHSLQAMSAVEELLASLDVAPASLGRIVVAKGPGSYTGVRIGVTLAKTLAWSLKIPIVGVSSLLGLAWPGKYFDGVVVPLMNARRGNVYTGLYEYRDGWQTLAEDRNLAMSDWLAHLATREENVLFAGADVDVFWEEIQSVLGERAYRVSEDEAYPRAAVMAKHAEGLPDEDAHGFVPNYIRLAEAEANWLKEQERKNG
- a CDS encoding twin-arginine translocase TatA/TatE family subunit, with protein sequence MLPGGISLAVIAVVALLIFGPKKLPELGKAAGSTLREFKDATKGLADDDDDVKDTKKDEKQQ
- the tatC gene encoding twin-arginine translocase subunit TatC gives rise to the protein MNQQDMTVHEHIGEIRKRLIIVVVFFVISMVGGFFLAEPLMKFLQSSDEAAQMTLNAFRVTDPVKIYFQIIMFTALIMTAPVILYQLWAFISPGLHDRERKVTLSYIPASVILFLAGLAFAYFILFPFVVRFMMNLSNNLEIEQVIGINEFFQFLFQMTIPFGFLFQLPVIMLFITRLGIVTPMFLASIRKYAYFGLLVVAAFVTPPDIFSHMIVTVPLILLYEISLWIAKIGYKKAQKAEAEQRELEEQERRERIDRELAKKAAMKENSGE
- the rimI gene encoding ribosomal protein S18-alanine N-acetyltransferase, which translates into the protein MDEIRFRWMTYGDIDDVLAVEMASFSAPWSREAFENEMTINQFAKYLLLEVDGTVAGYCGLWLVMDEAHITNVAVVPELRGRKLGEKLMVKVMDMLRDEGVKMMTLEVRVSNHIAQSLYEKLGFSRGGIRKNYYSDNGEDALVMWVKLNEQ
- the tsaD gene encoding tRNA (adenosine(37)-N6)-threonylcarbamoyltransferase complex transferase subunit TsaD; this translates as MSSETLILGIETSCDETAASVVRNGTDIVSNVVASQIESHKRFGGVVPEIASRHHVEQMTIVVEEALEQAEVTMDEIDAIAVTEGPGLVGALIIGVNAAKAIAFAHQKPLIGVHHIAGHIYANRLIEEMKFPLLSLVVSGGHTELVLMKEHGSFEVIGETRDDAAGEAYDKVARTLGLPYPGGPHIDKLAHEGTPSVKLPRAWLEEGSYDFSFSGLKSAVINTLHNAEQRGEEIDVKDLAASFQESVVEVLTEKTKRAVEEYGVKQLLLAGGVAANKGLRTRLTEMFDEREDLELIIPPLSLCTDNAAMIAAAGTVLYEQGKRSALDLNANPGLML